The window GTCTTTTTGCTTATTGGACTTATACTTGtggtagaaaaagaaagagatggaaagtgtcttctctttttaaagtagTTAATTTGTAATTCGGGTACGTTTGattacttattttttcctttcatcatgGAGTAATATGGATttgttccccgcccccccccccccccatttgctCATTATGCAGAAACGTAAAAGGAAATGTGTATTCAACCAAGGTGAACTGGATGCTTTAGAATACCATTCAAAGGTAAGTCTGAACAAAAGTATATTTCGCAATTGCATGATACCTGACTTTGGATCATGTATGGAGTGGTTTCAGACAAGTTCTGTTCTTGTAGCTTGTTCAAGTAATGGGAAGGTCATCTCTCCAGTAAGTAAGTGCATACAGACAGTATCTTCTGTGTAGATCTATGCAAAACAAACTAGACGTAAAACTGCGTCTGAGACATTTTTAAGAGCTGGAAGTTGCATTCATAGAATACCTTTTACTGTTATTGATAACTGAGCATTATACAGTGATGAGCTGAATATTAGTTGAACAGGAAGTGACTGATTTGAAATAATCAGCATAGCCTGTTCTGAAAATCAACTCATCTTTAGTATATCAGGACACTATGCTGATATTCAAAGCTTCTCAGCAAAAGTGCTCCAAGATGTCTTTTTTTGGCTAATGAGAAGGGATTGTTTCCTCTGACATCTTACACTTTCATACTAAAGCATCATGAATGAATGGGAACTCAAGTCTCTATTTAGGCTCACGTCAGTGATGTACTGGTGAAGTTACAACTGAATTACACTGTTAGTAAATCCTAGAAATGTGATCTGTGGACAAGGTTTGATGTATTCTTACTGATTTCCTAAATAGTGATGTGGACCTGAACTAGAACctatgcttgctttctttcctctgacAAAGGTGTTAGTTATATTGGgctttttatttaattctgtttctcttgGACTATATTTACATGactaaatttttcttcttttatatgtCAACAGTTTTCTAGTAAGCATATACGGTTTGCTATGATACAGTGTATAGTCCTGTAATTATTGTTGTGAATAAGCTATGTATCTGTAGAATCACCTTAAAGGAGAGAACTTTGAAGTTCAACATCCAACATAGGTTTATGAGTCTGAAAACCTTTAAGCTAAAATAAAGTCATTCAACAATAGGAATaagggaagaaatgaagagaAGTTTGATGTCTCGAAGGCCTATGTAACTTCAAATCATTTTTAGTGAATACGCaaaaaagacacagttttgaAATATCTGTGATTGCAGTTAGCCTCTGATACCATTCACAGGTTAGTGTGTATTGGTTTTTACTGTATTTGTAGTGTTAAAGGTTGGCTAGTCAATTCAGATTATTTTGGCACTTATATCTTTAGAGTAATCTTccaaaaagaaccaaaaccaccCAAATTTGTGTCTNNNNNNNNNNNNNNNNNNNNNNNNNNNNNNNNNNNNNNNNNNNNNNNNNNNNNNNNNNNNNNNNNNNNNNNNNNNNNNNNNNNNNNNNNNNNNNNNNNNNNNNNNNNNNNNNNNNNNNNNNNNNNNNNNNNNNNNNNNNNNNNNNNNNNNNNNNNNNNNNNNNNNNNNNNNNNNNNNNNNNNNNNNNNNNNNNNNNNNNNGCCAGTGAAAGTAGGCATTGAATACACATGAATTTCAGTCAGAGTAAACATAGGGAACAGTACAAAATATGGTAGATTCCTTCAGCAGCCATTTGTTAAAACCACTGTTTTAACAAATTGTTAAGTCAATAGTTACTGTTGATAGTCAAGAGGCTTCGTCCACCTGAGAATTAACACATGGGTGTAAGATGAAAAGCTGGCTGCATTAATTCACCTGTACAACTTGTAGCATTTCTAAGGATATATTTATTAATTCTGTTAAAGCAATATGCACTTTTACTGTAACAAGTGTAGGTAATAAAAAATTACGACTGTGTTCCCTCAGATATCTAGATGGTGGTGCTAttaaagaacttatttttaaaaaaatacaccaccaccccccattAATTTGGAAATTGTAATAAAGAGTATTTTGTAAAAACATCTTGTAAAGTTGAGGATTCTATAATGAAGAGTTTTAGAGACCATAATAAGTATTTGAAACCTTTGATAAAGCCACTGTAGCTGGAAATATTGCTATTCTAAATGAGCAAGAATGCCTCATTGGTAATTAAAACTCAAAGGCTCAATGATTTGGGAATAAACTAGGTCTCTAAATTTTGCTAAGGGATGGtgctgaagtcaatgagaatGTATATATATCTCCAAGAATCTTGTCTTCCTGGACTCACCGGCAGATTATCTGGGAGATGTGTCACTTAGAAAAGTTGCAAAACCAAATTCTAATAACTTAATTGCTTATTGCACTTCcatattacttttaaaatgcataaactgttgttttttgaaacaaaatgtggaaaaatactgattacttttttgttttagatCCCAGTATGCATCCCAATTAAAAACGTGTTTATGGGAACAGTAACTTGAAATTAGATTAGAATTTGAATTTATACTTCAAATTATTGCTTTGAAATTCATGTTTGTTTGGAACAATAATATTCTACCTCTATCGTCTGTGAAATTTTTTATTCCGTAGTTTCTCGCTCTTTCTTTCTCCAAGCTTCTAATTATTGccacttcaccaaaaaaaaaaaagccaacaacaaaagtTAGCATGGCCTCATTAGCATGCCCTTGTAGCTTTTGAGTCAATGATCTCAGTATTTGACAAGGATCCTTTTCCCACTCTGCAAATTGAAAAtgctttgatttctgtttcattccCTCATCAAGTAGATACTTGAGAGATCATTTATTTTTACCCTGTTTCTTTATGGCCATACAGGTCAGGAAGCTCATTTGGGAAGGCACTTTGCATTTAGTCCAAGAAGGACTCAAAAGTGGTTTTCTTCACTGCACTGCTGCAGAACTCAGTTGCAGGAAGAATGTTGTTCCTGGACACGTTGGCTGTGACTTGGCTGAATTATGTGAAATGGCGAAGCAGCTTCCAGCTGTGAATGAAAGCGACCATCAAGCTGTACATCTGCTAGATGATGAAACCTCTGTGtcagagcaggacctgctctcGTGTGTTACAGAAAACAGCTCAAACAGTGCAAAGATAGTTGTGTTAATGGGGCAGAAGTACTTGGTGCCACCAAAAAGCAGTTTCCTTTTATCTGATATTTCATGTTTACAGCCCCTGCTGAACTGTAAGTATCTTTAGGCATTAGAATTTACCACTTCTCTCCTGCCTGAGGAGGGCATTTAATTTCAAGATGACTAAGGACTCAATGAACAGATTTTAATATACAGCATCACACTGATAGAAATATCACTTTGAAAGCTTGCAGCAGCATTTCCTAACTTTGTGCAAATAGGTGAGGGTTTTCAAAGGAATCTCGAGTGGTTAGCAGCTCATGTCATGTGGAGGGGTATCTGTCTCCAGGAAACTCGTTTCAAAATCTCAGCCGCAGCATTTTACATGAAGCCCAAAATATGGCAGTTTGTGAGCGTGTTCTGAGCCACTGTCAGTATAGAAGTCGTGTAAATGCATTAGATTGGCACTAGCTCTGCTGCTCGGTCCCGATTGCAGGATAAGGCTTTAACATAGGTAAGTccatgctgctgctggggtgggttccttctgtctttgtttttagcTAGATTTAGACCATGAGAGAGGGATGAGATTATGTGCCTTAAATCAAGGGTTCCCTTACAGATTCATCCTGTTCAGTGGCAGGGTCTATTTAGATAGGCATGAACTGATTGTGAAACCAACCCCAGTGTCCCCCAGAGAAGCTGCTGCATCCCCCTGGAGGTGAACACCACTTTAGCAAGAACATGAGTAGCAAATGTGAGTTGACTTCTCAGCTGCTGCACCTCACAGCTGAGAGTATTGTCTTAAACCAAAATCAGTGACAGGGAAGGTGTGGGATTTTAGAATTAATAACCCGTTTAAAGTAAATCAAAAGCAATCCAAACCAGTGTTCGCAGCCTTAATGGGTcatgcagaaagcttttttttttttggggggggggagggggtttgagGAATTCTGCTGTCCATTTTAATTattatctttcttcttccctttcaccTGCCAGAAGAGAAGTATTCCTTGCTGGTCAGCCCAATGTCAGGATAACAGTTCTGGTGTTAATAAAGGAATAAGATGTAGAAAGCACGCTTAATGGACACTAAATATTAAGCTGCTGTTCTtattatgtatttaaataattaGCTTCAGACCCAATGAAGGGAGAAATAcgttctgtggaaaaaataaaattgcagagtCCTGCTTTTTATGGATCTTCTATCCTCCAACTAAAGTATATCCAGCTTCTCCCATGAAAACTCTTTCAGTTCTCTTCCTCTTGTCCCTTAATTTCCATTTCATGCACTGGGTCTAGCTGTCTGTCTCTCTTCACCTCCAGTAGTGCAAAACACAGTTTTCCAGGGCTGGTTTGGAGCTCTGTGTGTCCCAATTGGCCTGCTGAAAGATCAAATGGGACAGGAGTCTGTGTTCAGGGCTGCAGTTTTTAGCTCAGCTGGCAGCCTTATTACATAGATGCTGTGGAAGCGTGGAGAAATTTTCATCTTTGAGACTTGCATTCTGCtaccagttttttttttctgaaagtctcAAAGATGGTCAAAATTTCTTGGAGGGATCTGACACAGATCACATATATGTTCTTTTCTTAGGTTAATCAGcctaaaaaaaatctctgaagtaTATGATTATATAGATTAAAACAAGTATGCTAGAAGCCTTTTACCTTCTTATTTGGAAAGAATAGAAGAAAGTTGTGGTTTGCTGCATAATTGGCTCTTTAAGTGTTGTCTGTATGTGGGTAGCTAAGCATTTATGAGTTTTAAGTagtagatttattttaaaatttatttactcacttttttttgtaatttcactTCTCAGACAAGAAAAAATATGATGTAATTGTGATTGATCCACCATGGGAGAACAAGTCTGTTAAAAGAAGTAAcaggtaaattttattttaatatcaaaCAAACTTTGTCATTGTAGTTTACAAAGGATATTTAACACTTTAATATACTGATGCAATCCAGGACCAATATAACCGTGAGACTGTAGCTTAAACTAGCAAATATTTTGGCACATGCTTATCTTCAAGTCTATGAAGTGTCTCAGGTATTTCACTGAAATGGCTTGGATACTTTGCCTGTGAAATATTTGCAAGAGTAGACCTTAAATTATGTAACTGGAGAGAGAATATTAGTCCTTGAGACTTATAAGGAAGGCCTGGAGTCAGCTCTTTTGTAAGGCCCAGATCATACAGATATTCAGTTGAAATTAATAGGGTTACTTTAACGGGCATAAAACTAGGTAAATGTGTAAGCATTGCCAGGACTGAGGTCCAATTTAGAAGctttagtttttaaatttttttaaaatttgagttGTAGTTTGAGCTTCAGTTGGGGTAGAAGAGAGGAAGTGATAATGCAACAGTAAAATCCTCAAGTGCAATAGGAACTTTCTGAGTACTGTATTTTATGAAGTCATTAACTTAAAGTTTTATGGGCTTCCTTCTCCGCTGAGTAACATCAGGCTTATGCCAGTGGAGTTCTCTTGATTAACATAAAATTGTATCCATGtgaaagaaaggcaggcaggaatTATGGCCTTACAACTTTCTAGAATAACGTCTACTGTAGCTTTTGAAGCTTGTTATGAAGACATAATTTGAAGATGCAGGGACTTATTAGTAGGTTTTACTTTGAAACCTCTAGAAATACGTAGTTAAACTCATTCAAGTGTTTTTCTTAAGTATGTAAGTTTCTCAAAGGAAAACTGTCATTATTCACAGGCACAAATTAGCCAGCAAGACCCTCTCTCCCTtacaaaataaagggaaaaggtGGAAGAGCTATCACTGCCATTAGTTACCTTGTTGACGGCTAATCTTTGTTAAGCATTTCACATCTGGGTTGTGAATCTTGTTTTCTCTAGGCAGTCTAATCCAGAAGGTACTTTGGATTTTATCCTTGTTGCCCGTTTCTCACTGTTGCATTGTGTAGGGATCCCAGGTACCTAGACAGTGGTTGTCAATTCCAGTAGGCAGTGTGGCAATGTTTTTGATGCTGCAAAGTGTAGGTTCCACGAATTGCAACTCACTAATAGTCCAAAATAGCATCATGAGAAAAATGACAGAATCTAGAAAGCATACTGTATTCACCAGTGTAGCATATAGTTAGCTCAAAAATGTGCAGAACTCTTCTGCATGACCAAGAGAACTTTTATCATGaatggtaatttaaaaataatgaatatctTCTGCAAATAATTGGAGAACTGATTACTCTTTTATGACCTTCTAACTTGCCAGTCAAATTAGCGTTTCCCTTGTAAATGACTCACTTGTCATTTTCATTCAGAAGAGAGACTGCTTATTAGGAAAAGCGAATAATGTTACATTGACTAAAGAGCAATTTTTCAGTAAATGGCTTTCTTCTGGTGTGAAGATGAGAGTATTGAATTACATATGATAGTTCTTAAATTAAACGTGGGCTTTTAAATTAAGCGTGGGCTTTTAGACTTCTTCAGAGTCACAACTCATAATACTTTATTTGGGGTAATAGTAGAAATACGTAGTTAAAGGTTCTGCTCAGTAAAACTTAAGTACGTACACTAGTGATTTTATGTCAGAATCCATCAGATTTGGCCACTGGGTGTCAGTCTTGATCCATTTTTATGACTTGTCAGGAAATAATTCTTGAAACGTCTTGGCTGtgtaatttctttattaatttgtGTTGCTTTGCAATTTTTGTATTTGGTATATACTAACTTGTTTTCTCACTGTATTGGCATATAGATACAGCTACTTGTCTTCATGGCAAATCAAGCAGATTCCTGTACCGGCACTAGCTGCTCCAGATTGTCTTGTAGTCATCTGGGTGACTAATAGACAGAAACACTTACGTTTTGTTAAGGATGAACTTTATCCTCATTGGTCTGTGAAGACACTTGCTGAGTGGCACTGGGTAAAAGTAAGTTCTCGATTTGTTTTGTGGCTTTCTTGGAGACTGAGAGAGC of the Larus michahellis chromosome 2, bLarMic1.1, whole genome shotgun sequence genome contains:
- the METTL4 gene encoding N(6)-adenine-specific methyltransferase METTL4 isoform X3, with the protein product MSVVHRLTAGWLVDHLSFINQCGYEKRKRKCVFNQGELDALEYHSKVRKLIWEGTLHLVQEGLKSGFLHCTAAELSCRKNVVPGHVGCDLAELCEMAKQLPAVNESDHQAVHLLDDETSVSEQDLLSCVTENSSNSAKIVVLMGQKYLVPPKSSFLLSDISCLQPLLNYKKKYDVIVIDPPWENKSVKRSNRYSYLSSWQIKQIPVPALAAPDCLVVIWVTNRQKHLRFVKDELYPHWSVKTLAEWHWVKITRAGEFVLPLDSLHKKPYEVLVLGRVQGEVKEALRKPEDVLPIPEHKLIVSIPCSLHSHKPPLTAVLAEFIKPDVECLELFARNLQPGWTSWGNEVLKFQHIDYFTLLQNEN
- the METTL4 gene encoding N(6)-adenine-specific methyltransferase METTL4 isoform X2; the protein is MSVVHRLTAGWLVDHLSFINQCGYEVCDSCAYPGGVTLNTSVACVGGCCATSTFAATSPSRDGPIPGPANLIETEGKTAKKRYVFRKEFFDVSKPHIAAAPEEQLWQGCPEVGLTKVQANSNTEEHPEGTKSHVGESVASARKKRKRKCVFNQGELDALEYHSKVRKLIWEGTLHLVQEGLKSGFLHCTAAELSCRKNVVPGHVGCDLAELCEMAKQLPAVNESDHQAVHLLDDETSVSEQDLLSCVTENSSNSAKIVVLMGQKYLVPPKSSFLLSDISCLQPLLNYKKKYDVIVIDPPWENKSVKRSNRYSYLSSWQIKQIPVPALAAPDCLVVIWVTNRQKHLRFVKDELYPHWSVKTLAEWHWVKRFWQSLSSQMWNAWSCLLATYSLAGPAGETRF